In Thioalbus denitrificans, one DNA window encodes the following:
- the mutM gene encoding bifunctional DNA-formamidopyrimidine glycosylase/DNA-(apurinic or apyrimidinic site) lyase, whose protein sequence is MPELPEVETTRRGIAPFLEGRRLRGIEVRQPRLRWPVPVEVLARILPGGTVRTVERRAKYLLLRLDAGTLILHLGMSGSLRCLHEPTTPGVHDHLDLVLEDGDRLRLTDPRRFGALLWTEGDPAAHPLLAALGPEPLGEAFDGDYLYSRARGRRQAIKTLIMDSHVVVGVGNIYANEALFRAGIHPARPAGRISAARCERLVAAIRGVLAEAIELGGTTLRDFHASDGRPGYFRLQLAVYDRGAEPCRTCASPIRVTRLGQRSTFYCPRCQR, encoded by the coding sequence ATGCCCGAGCTGCCTGAGGTCGAGACCACCCGCCGCGGGATCGCCCCCTTCCTGGAGGGGCGGCGTCTGCGGGGTATCGAGGTGCGCCAGCCGCGGCTGCGCTGGCCGGTGCCGGTGGAGGTCCTTGCCCGCATCCTGCCGGGCGGGACGGTGCGCACGGTGGAGCGGCGCGCCAAGTACCTGCTCCTGCGCCTCGATGCGGGCACCCTGATCCTGCACCTGGGGATGTCCGGCAGCCTGCGCTGCCTGCACGAACCCACCACCCCGGGCGTGCACGATCACCTGGACCTGGTGCTGGAGGACGGTGACCGCCTGCGGCTGACCGATCCCCGCCGCTTCGGCGCCCTGCTCTGGACCGAGGGCGATCCCGCCGCCCACCCGCTGCTCGCCGCCCTCGGCCCCGAGCCGCTGGGGGAGGCATTCGACGGTGACTACCTCTACAGCCGCGCACGGGGTCGCCGCCAGGCGATCAAGACCCTCATCATGGACAGCCACGTGGTGGTCGGCGTCGGCAACATCTACGCCAACGAGGCCCTGTTCCGGGCCGGCATCCACCCGGCACGGCCGGCGGGGCGCATCAGCGCCGCCCGCTGCGAACGACTGGTCGCGGCCATCCGCGGCGTCCTTGCCGAGGCCATCGAGCTCGGCGGGACCACCCTGCGCGATTTCCATGCCAGCGACGGCCGCCCCGGCTATTTCCGCCTCCAGCTCGCGGTCTATGATCGCGGCGCCGAGCCCTGCCGGACCTGCGCCAGCCCCATCCGCGTCACCCGCCTCGGCCAGCGCTCCACCTTCTACTGCCCCCGCTGCCAGCGCTGA